From Psychrobacillus sp. FSL K6-2836, a single genomic window includes:
- a CDS encoding helix-turn-helix transcriptional regulator yields the protein MDLKTLKQAMQKHTFQDMQFDESKQKAVHTKIQQHISIEELKYALLGLTQTEKSGFELTELMHMRGEQAIYQNEGLLYQCLHELEAAELITGLWKNGEKVYFLSKKGHKQLALTQRPIGGVKWKALYSK from the coding sequence GTGGATTTAAAGACTTTAAAGCAGGCGATGCAAAAGCATACATTCCAAGATATGCAATTTGATGAAAGTAAACAGAAAGCTGTGCATACAAAAATTCAACAACACATTTCTATCGAGGAATTAAAATATGCATTACTTGGACTCACGCAAACCGAAAAGTCCGGCTTCGAGCTAACAGAATTAATGCATATGCGCGGCGAGCAAGCCATTTATCAAAATGAAGGGTTGCTATACCAATGCTTACATGAATTAGAAGCGGCCGAACTTATAACTGGCTTATGGAAGAATGGCGAGAAAGTATATTTTCTTTCGAAAAAGGGACATAAGCAGCTAGCATTGACGCAAAGACCAATCGGAGGTGTTAAATGGAAAGCTTTATACAGCAAGTAA
- a CDS encoding sigma-70 family RNA polymerase sigma factor, producing the protein MMLYGQDLLQLVYTYVKDKALAQDLTQEIFVKCYEAYPTYKGKSTLKTWMWRIAINHCKDYLKSWYNQNIQVAVNAGVDVQASSNVEQQVIQQDEQERLAKTVMQLPIKYREVIYLFYFEDYTSKEIAVMLSINENTVKTRLRKAKQFLKEQLEVNEWI; encoded by the coding sequence ATGATGCTCTATGGTCAAGACTTATTGCAGCTTGTGTATACATACGTAAAGGACAAGGCACTCGCACAGGATTTAACGCAGGAGATCTTTGTGAAATGTTACGAGGCATATCCAACATATAAAGGGAAATCCACATTAAAAACATGGATGTGGCGAATTGCTATTAATCACTGTAAAGATTACTTAAAGAGCTGGTATAACCAGAATATTCAAGTGGCTGTGAATGCTGGAGTCGACGTGCAGGCGAGCAGTAATGTGGAACAACAGGTTATTCAGCAAGACGAGCAGGAAAGGCTTGCAAAAACGGTGATGCAACTGCCCATCAAGTACCGGGAAGTAATTTATTTATTTTACTTTGAAGACTATACGAGTAAGGAAATAGCAGTTATGTTATCGATTAATGAAAATACGGTCAAAACAAGACTCCGTAAAGCAAAGCAATTTTTAAAAGAGCAGTTGGAGGTGAACGAGTGGATTTAA
- a CDS encoding S9 family peptidase codes for MTKRKLEATDLFAIQSITNPVISPNGNEAVFIRTEMHKEDNKYYAYLYHVDIKTNEITQWTHSKEKVSSPKWAADGKQLAFLSNRDDKNQIYIMSAKGGEAKQLTKLEKGVSSFIWSPCGKKIWFSASLTEEKSWTDEAEKEDKKLPEAYVVEKMKYHGDGVGLLPKDTYRQIGSINIATDEITAFTEGAFNHSLQAISHDGKKLVIGVNRDENQDFSFREPMLLIDVETKKESIIMEENGYFGGATFSNDDQYIAFGGMLHTFKNATHAEVYVYEVSTGKLQILTEGIDAPVGDYAGADIQQGANAPDVVWTDHNHLYFQLSTMGDVRLYFASLEGEIYPATPENEHVYGYDIASNGTYALATISNAIFPGELFKLNLATGERIALTKFNEVLLNEVELVEPEAIVYKGLNDWDVHGWLIKPAGYQDGEKYPLIVEIHGGPHTMYANTFFHELQLLAAKGYGVLYVNPRGSHSYSQQFVDAVRNDYGGGDYEDIMAGVDYVLKENSWIDENRLGVTGGSYGGFMTNWIVGHTNRFKAAVTQRSISNWISFYGVSDIGYYFTPWQIGTDMTDIDKLWDASPLKYAANVETPLLILHSENDYRCPIEQGQQLYITLKAMGKEASFVRFPQSDHNLSRVGLPNLRQTRLEQITSWFAKYL; via the coding sequence ATGACTAAAAGAAAACTAGAAGCAACTGATTTATTTGCAATACAATCGATCACAAATCCTGTGATTTCACCAAACGGAAATGAGGCAGTTTTCATCCGAACGGAGATGCATAAGGAGGATAATAAATACTATGCTTATTTATATCATGTAGATATCAAAACGAATGAAATCACTCAATGGACTCATTCGAAAGAAAAAGTCTCATCGCCTAAATGGGCGGCGGATGGGAAACAATTAGCATTTTTATCGAATCGTGACGATAAAAACCAAATCTATATAATGTCGGCAAAAGGTGGAGAAGCAAAACAACTGACAAAATTAGAAAAAGGTGTTTCTAGCTTTATCTGGTCTCCTTGTGGTAAAAAGATTTGGTTCTCCGCTTCACTAACGGAAGAAAAAAGCTGGACAGACGAAGCGGAAAAAGAAGATAAGAAACTACCTGAAGCATATGTTGTAGAAAAAATGAAGTATCACGGTGATGGTGTTGGGTTATTACCAAAAGATACATATCGACAAATTGGATCTATTAACATAGCAACTGATGAAATTACAGCCTTTACTGAAGGTGCATTTAATCATAGTCTTCAAGCTATTTCTCATGATGGAAAAAAACTAGTGATCGGTGTGAATAGAGATGAAAATCAAGACTTTTCATTCCGTGAACCTATGTTGTTAATCGATGTGGAGACAAAAAAAGAATCGATAATTATGGAAGAAAACGGATATTTTGGAGGAGCAACATTCTCAAATGATGATCAATACATCGCTTTTGGTGGAATGCTCCACACATTTAAAAATGCCACGCATGCAGAGGTGTATGTATATGAAGTGAGTACTGGAAAACTTCAAATTCTGACTGAAGGCATTGACGCTCCAGTCGGGGATTATGCAGGAGCAGATATCCAACAAGGAGCAAATGCACCGGATGTTGTTTGGACAGACCATAATCATCTCTATTTTCAGTTATCCACAATGGGAGACGTTCGTTTGTATTTTGCATCTCTTGAAGGGGAAATTTACCCAGCAACTCCAGAAAACGAGCATGTATATGGATACGATATTGCTAGCAACGGAACCTATGCTCTTGCGACAATAAGTAATGCAATATTTCCCGGGGAATTATTTAAACTAAATTTGGCGACTGGTGAAAGAATTGCCCTCACTAAATTTAACGAAGTGTTGTTAAATGAAGTGGAGCTTGTCGAACCAGAAGCCATTGTGTATAAAGGTCTTAACGATTGGGATGTACATGGTTGGCTGATAAAACCAGCAGGCTATCAAGATGGAGAAAAGTATCCACTTATTGTAGAGATTCATGGTGGACCTCATACGATGTATGCAAATACCTTTTTCCATGAGCTCCAACTATTAGCGGCTAAGGGGTACGGAGTATTATATGTAAATCCACGAGGAAGTCATTCATATAGTCAACAATTTGTCGACGCTGTTCGTAATGACTACGGTGGTGGCGACTATGAAGATATTATGGCTGGAGTAGATTATGTATTGAAGGAAAATAGCTGGATTGATGAGAATCGTTTAGGGGTTACCGGTGGGAGTTATGGTGGGTTCATGACTAACTGGATTGTCGGCCATACGAATCGCTTTAAAGCAGCGGTTACGCAACGTTCAATCTCCAACTGGATTAGCTTTTATGGAGTTTCTGATATTGGATATTACTTCACACCATGGCAAATTGGTACCGATATGACAGATATCGATAAACTATGGGATGCATCTCCGCTCAAATATGCAGCTAATGTAGAAACTCCTTTATTAATATTGCATAGCGAAAATGACTATCGCTGTCCAATTGAACAAGGACAACAGCTTTACATTACATTAAAAGCTATGGGGAAAGAGGCAAGCTTCGTCCGCTTCCCGCAATCTGACCACAATTTATCTCGAGTTGGATTACCAAATTTAAGACAAACAAGATTAGAACAAATTACTAGCTGGTTCGCAAAATATCTTTAA
- a CDS encoding amino acid permease: MGGNQQLQRGLEQRHITLMSLGAAIGVGLFLGSATAIQLAGPAILISYIVGGMAIFIIMRALGEMAVHNPVSGSFSRYAKDYLGPLAGYITGWNYWFLWVVTCMAEITAVGVYMQMWYPDTAPWIWALAALVIMTLVNLIAVKAYGEFEFWFALIKILAILAMIFVGLGVILFGLGNDGIAVGISNLWSNGGFAPNGVTGIFMSLQMVMFAYLGVEMIGVTAGEAKNPKTVIPRAIDTVFWRILLFYVGALFVIMSIYPWNEIGANGSPFVLMFEKIGIGPAAGIINFVVLTAALSSCNSGIFSTGRMLFNLAQQKQAPNSFARISRSGVPSKAIIFSAFLLLVGVVLNYLVPEKVFIWVTSISTFGAVWTWGIILLSQLKFRKTLTKGEVSRLSYKALFYPVGSYLALAFLVLVLGLMAYFPDTRIALIVGPIWIIGLVFVYYKKGFHKR, translated from the coding sequence ATGGGTGGAAATCAGCAACTACAGCGAGGTTTAGAACAGCGACATATCACCTTGATGTCATTAGGAGCAGCAATCGGAGTCGGTCTATTTTTAGGGTCAGCAACCGCAATACAACTTGCGGGACCAGCTATACTGATTTCCTATATTGTCGGAGGAATGGCCATTTTTATCATTATGCGAGCACTTGGTGAAATGGCGGTACATAATCCAGTTTCGGGTTCATTTAGTCGGTATGCAAAGGATTACTTAGGTCCGCTTGCAGGATACATAACAGGATGGAATTATTGGTTTTTATGGGTAGTTACGTGTATGGCAGAGATTACTGCTGTAGGTGTATACATGCAAATGTGGTATCCGGACACAGCCCCTTGGATATGGGCATTAGCAGCATTAGTTATCATGACACTCGTTAACTTAATAGCCGTAAAAGCATATGGGGAGTTTGAATTTTGGTTTGCACTTATTAAAATACTTGCTATCTTAGCAATGATTTTTGTAGGGCTAGGTGTTATTCTTTTTGGTCTTGGCAATGATGGGATTGCAGTCGGCATAAGTAATTTATGGTCGAACGGCGGATTTGCACCAAATGGCGTTACTGGCATATTCATGTCCCTACAAATGGTCATGTTTGCTTATTTGGGTGTTGAGATGATTGGAGTAACTGCAGGAGAAGCGAAAAATCCTAAAACGGTAATACCACGAGCGATAGATACTGTATTTTGGCGTATTTTACTGTTCTATGTTGGGGCTTTGTTCGTTATAATGTCCATTTATCCATGGAACGAGATTGGAGCTAATGGAAGTCCATTCGTTTTAATGTTTGAGAAAATTGGGATTGGTCCAGCTGCAGGTATTATTAACTTTGTTGTCCTTACAGCTGCATTATCTAGTTGTAATAGTGGTATTTTTAGTACAGGGCGTATGTTATTTAATCTGGCACAGCAGAAACAGGCTCCTAACTCATTCGCTAGAATAAGCAGATCGGGAGTACCTTCCAAAGCAATTATTTTTTCTGCCTTTTTACTTTTAGTTGGTGTTGTATTAAATTACTTAGTACCTGAAAAAGTATTCATCTGGGTAACAAGTATTTCGACATTCGGAGCCGTTTGGACATGGGGAATTATATTATTATCTCAATTAAAATTCCGTAAAACACTAACAAAAGGAGAAGTATCAAGGCTTTCCTATAAAGCTTTGTTCTATCCAGTAGGATCCTATTTAGCACTAGCTTTTTTAGTATTAGTACTTGGCCTCATGGCTTATTTCCCCGATACTCGTATAGCGCTAATAGTTGGACCCATATGGATAATCGGATTAGTGTTTGTATATTATAAAAAAGGATTTCATAAAAGATAA
- a CDS encoding GNAT family N-acetyltransferase codes for MKDVTIRPIIEEELVRLWELSAKEDAPEWKKWDAPYYPHIPTTLEHFLEKKDQLIHQEDMWGIYVNGKLVGSLCYYWEHEESLWLEIGIVIYEAHFWSGGIGTEALRMWITHLFKELPLVRVGYTTWSGNERMIKVGEKLGMTMEARLRKCRFYNGIYYDSIRMGILREEWEEHI; via the coding sequence ATGAAAGATGTAACGATTCGTCCTATTATCGAAGAGGAGCTTGTTCGACTTTGGGAATTAAGTGCAAAAGAAGATGCACCAGAATGGAAAAAATGGGACGCACCCTATTATCCCCATATACCTACAACTTTAGAACATTTTTTAGAAAAGAAAGATCAATTGATCCATCAAGAAGATATGTGGGGTATTTATGTAAATGGAAAATTAGTTGGTTCGCTCTGTTACTACTGGGAGCATGAGGAGTCACTCTGGTTAGAAATAGGTATCGTCATTTATGAAGCGCATTTCTGGAGCGGTGGAATAGGTACAGAGGCTCTTCGAATGTGGATTACTCATCTATTTAAAGAATTGCCACTTGTGCGTGTTGGCTATACAACCTGGTCTGGGAATGAACGCATGATTAAAGTCGGTGAAAAATTAGGAATGACGATGGAAGCAAGACTACGAAAATGTCGATTCTATAATGGAATTTATTATGATTCTATTCGAATGGGTATATTAAGAGAAGAATGGGAAGAACATATATGA
- a CDS encoding ABC transporter ATP-binding protein, whose amino-acid sequence MIPLFEVKQLTKKHWDAQVKRELFSDINTTIDRPERIALLGKSGQGKSTLLRILAKLDSVDSGEVYFNGQLMNDVDSRTWRMNICYVAQQAIMLPGTIKDNLMTSSKIHNRPFEEDFARQLIKEVGLDELDWEKQAGDLSGGEKQRIALVRSLLLQPKILLLDEITASLDQQSKEVVEQLLIKLHQKEEIAFIWVTHDTEQAKNISERIWYMEDGKLASDLKTSEFFGDQASFPTQVIL is encoded by the coding sequence ATGATTCCATTATTTGAAGTAAAGCAGCTGACGAAAAAACATTGGGATGCACAGGTAAAAAGAGAATTATTTTCTGATATAAATACCACTATCGATCGACCAGAGCGTATTGCTTTACTTGGTAAATCTGGTCAAGGCAAAAGTACGCTCTTACGTATTCTAGCTAAATTAGATTCTGTTGATAGCGGAGAGGTATACTTTAACGGTCAATTAATGAATGACGTAGATAGTAGAACATGGCGTATGAATATATGTTATGTAGCACAACAAGCTATAATGCTTCCTGGAACTATAAAAGATAATTTAATGACTAGCAGTAAAATACATAATCGACCTTTTGAGGAAGACTTCGCAAGACAGTTGATAAAAGAAGTAGGATTAGATGAATTAGACTGGGAGAAACAAGCAGGGGATCTATCTGGTGGGGAAAAACAGCGCATCGCTTTGGTTCGCTCTTTATTGTTACAACCGAAAATATTACTTCTTGACGAGATTACAGCTTCTCTTGACCAACAGAGCAAGGAGGTAGTAGAACAGCTATTAATCAAGCTTCACCAAAAAGAGGAAATCGCTTTTATATGGGTAACGCATGATACGGAGCAGGCAAAAAATATTAGTGAGCGTATTTGGTATATGGAAGATGGTAAACTTGCTAGTGATTTAAAGACTTCTGAGTTTTTTGGCGACCAGGCTAGCTTCCCGACACAGGTGATACTATGA